The Sphingobacterium bambusae genome includes a window with the following:
- a CDS encoding Gfo/Idh/MocA family protein: MNKSRRQFIQRLTFSTAAIPLLSSWVSPAAHNIIAQDTSGSQKVLRVALMGLGGYAERVAEAMQHCKRASIAGLISGTPAKLEKWGEKYKVPESSRHNYENFDAIKDNPNIDAIYVITPNALHHNHVIRAAQAGKHVICEKPLAISAKEGQEMVDACAKAGVKLLVGYRMRFEPNTLEVVKLRQAGAFGRLKFFQGQCGFVAGDPAQWRLNKELAGGGSLMDIGIYAINGARYMLGEDPIWVAAQETKTDPVKFKEGVDETIQFELGFPSGAVASCLSSYNISHLDRFFLSGEKGFAEMWPSTGYGPIKGRTHQGDLGKPHTIHQTTQMDEMAAIIFDNKTPILPIDGLTGVQDLQIIEAIYKSCSSGRRETIKLA, encoded by the coding sequence ATGAACAAATCTCGTCGACAATTTATCCAGAGGCTTACATTTTCAACAGCAGCTATTCCATTACTATCCAGTTGGGTGTCACCCGCGGCTCATAATATCATCGCGCAGGACACTTCAGGATCACAGAAGGTTCTACGGGTGGCACTGATGGGACTCGGCGGATACGCGGAGCGTGTAGCAGAGGCGATGCAACATTGCAAGCGCGCCAGTATAGCCGGTCTGATAAGCGGTACGCCGGCGAAATTGGAGAAATGGGGTGAAAAATACAAAGTTCCCGAATCCAGCCGACATAATTATGAAAACTTCGATGCTATAAAGGACAATCCAAACATCGATGCCATTTATGTCATCACGCCGAATGCGCTACATCACAACCATGTGATACGGGCTGCCCAAGCAGGAAAACATGTGATCTGCGAAAAGCCGTTGGCAATCTCCGCAAAGGAGGGACAAGAGATGGTCGATGCTTGCGCAAAAGCAGGCGTAAAGCTGCTTGTGGGCTATAGAATGCGTTTTGAACCAAATACGTTGGAGGTTGTCAAGCTTCGCCAAGCGGGCGCTTTCGGTCGATTGAAATTCTTTCAGGGTCAATGTGGTTTCGTTGCTGGCGATCCTGCGCAATGGCGTCTGAATAAGGAATTAGCTGGTGGAGGCTCGTTGATGGACATTGGCATATACGCCATCAATGGCGCTCGTTACATGTTGGGTGAAGATCCGATATGGGTAGCAGCACAAGAGACAAAAACGGATCCCGTGAAGTTTAAGGAAGGTGTAGATGAAACCATACAGTTCGAACTGGGCTTCCCCAGTGGCGCCGTAGCGTCCTGCCTGTCATCGTATAATATCAGTCATTTGGATCGTTTTTTCTTGAGTGGCGAGAAAGGCTTTGCGGAGATGTGGCCTTCCACCGGTTATGGCCCCATAAAAGGGAGAACGCATCAAGGTGATTTAGGAAAACCGCATACCATCCATCAAACTACACAAATGGACGAGATGGCAGCTATTATTTTTGACAATAAAACCCCTATTCTTCCCATTGATGGTTTAACTGGCGTCCAAGACCTGCAAATCATCGAGGCTATCTACAAATCTTGCTCTTCTGGAAGACGCGAGACGATCAAACTCGCTTAG
- a CDS encoding nuclear transport factor 2 family protein gives MKSTIATLMTAAMLFGSLQSFATSGPTNPLKDHKSVHIISTYLEATTLGSTDLNKFLFADDFEYRNTANNDKFNKKEYSNHLKANKGIKYDCKTTYDILDETGHACVAKATMQFSNFTRVDYITLNRTDDGWKVSKVVTTYP, from the coding sequence ATGAAAAGTACAATCGCCACCCTGATGACCGCTGCCATGTTATTCGGCAGCTTACAAAGCTTCGCTACTAGCGGTCCCACAAATCCGTTAAAAGACCATAAATCGGTTCATATTATTAGCACCTACCTAGAGGCTACGACATTGGGATCTACTGATCTAAATAAATTTCTTTTCGCCGATGATTTCGAATACCGAAACACGGCAAACAATGATAAATTCAACAAAAAGGAATACAGCAACCACCTGAAAGCCAACAAAGGCATCAAGTATGACTGTAAAACCACCTACGATATTTTGGACGAAACGGGGCATGCTTGTGTAGCAAAAGCCACGATGCAGTTCAGCAACTTTACCCGCGTAGATTACATTACGCTAAACCGAACCGACGATGGTTGGAAAGTAAGTAAAGTTGTGACGACATACCCATAG
- a CDS encoding GLPGLI family protein, giving the protein MMKIKKYLFFFFLLLATHSLQAQYTMFAKSGTITYDKTMYMKNIVSKQFIDKADDRSRGQFQSMLPKIPQQVVLKKTLKFNDTETLFEPQKVELDQMTQQLIMMFALDFDAVTLSNLKTKEYKRYNDLMGEKVIIQDTVKKVKWRITDEYREVAGYSCRRANGITPDSIYVVAYYSTEMPVSGGPESISGLPGIILGLVVPSQHVSYFASKVELSDNVILDKKVFDAKKAKVMSRQQMVTQFSNTLKDWLNKETVDYIMKLGTL; this is encoded by the coding sequence ATGATGAAAATTAAAAAATATTTGTTCTTCTTTTTCCTGTTGTTGGCGACACACAGCCTACAGGCTCAATACACAATGTTTGCCAAGTCAGGCACCATCACCTACGATAAGACCATGTACATGAAAAATATCGTGTCTAAGCAGTTTATCGACAAGGCCGATGATCGTTCTCGTGGACAATTTCAAAGTATGCTACCCAAGATACCGCAACAAGTGGTGTTGAAGAAGACCTTAAAGTTTAATGATACGGAAACGCTCTTTGAGCCACAAAAGGTAGAACTCGATCAGATGACGCAGCAGCTCATCATGATGTTTGCGTTGGATTTCGATGCGGTAACTCTATCCAATTTGAAAACCAAGGAGTATAAACGCTACAATGATTTAATGGGTGAGAAGGTTATCATTCAGGATACGGTTAAGAAAGTAAAATGGCGCATTACTGACGAGTATCGGGAAGTAGCGGGATATAGCTGTCGTCGTGCCAATGGTATTACACCCGATTCTATTTATGTCGTTGCTTATTACAGTACGGAAATGCCAGTAAGTGGTGGGCCGGAATCTATTAGTGGTTTGCCGGGTATCATCTTGGGCTTGGTGGTGCCGAGCCAGCACGTCTCTTACTTTGCGAGCAAAGTGGAGCTAAGCGACAATGTGATACTCGACAAAAAGGTTTTTGATGCGAAAAAAGCAAAGGTTATGTCGAGACAACAAATGGTGACACAATTTTCTAATACGCTGAAAGACTGGTTAAATAAGGAAACCGTAGATTACATCATGAAGCTGGGCACCTTGTAG
- a CDS encoding outer membrane beta-barrel protein — translation MMRHIVFLLLSLLGFSLQAQTKLSGKVTDVNDNQKLTNATLMLITAKDSILVDFTYTDEAGAFSMNQPDTGTYLLIASYPKYGDFYTEILPKTSYQNLAIGLTSTAQLLEEVVVTGRIPIKINGDTTEYDAGSFTVEKNAKVEDLLKVLPGITVDAAGNITAQGKTVKRVLVDGEEFFGDDPTLVTRNIRSDMVDKVQVYEKKSEQAERTGVDDGQREQTINVKLKEDAKNGLFGKALLGGGTDKFYMGQLMINKFKGSQKISAYSLFGNNATTSLGREDAEKFGGDSGVTYGDDGSTWFTNVQDPFSGQGVIGVPNAINTGVTYADRFKEDKHKVNLNYKYGRIASDGQDETTTSGIINNYSLKNVDTENDQHRVNLKYDLNLDSLNSLTIAGNATRKNLWTNNVINSSQFDQEMNPTVRNSSEEVNESELSSFLINALYTHKFMKKGRSLTFNGQVSGDESIGGGTLKSEVNYATGETLLTDQVKNRVQTSENQRASLTYTEPLSKVFNLSLGAGIERNKNASLVESFNKSASGLYDDLDMKFSNNYDFDRLSSNYKVALNYTTEKFRANLSNSLNNDRLNQYNNYSNEALSRTFFTYNPSLNGSYSFTKSKVMWFNYNGRNQLPSLSQIQPILDNSDPLNQYLGNENLRPSFSNSFNAGYNTFKLLTGSYFYVGGNVSFQKNPITQNITVRDTINVYEWSNVEGKTNTNASAWLGHYFKLDKDLGLGNSPQLSVGLTENYNFVNSELNKVNSTNFNFTYNIIRDTKTGINFNVNLSPQYRLMKSSLQTNVNSNGFVFGSDGSVEYFITKTFKVYTNFNYLYEAPTQAFDQKFEQFLVHPGVSKKFLKNESLVVDFMINDVLNQNRGFSRSAVNSVFTQRRYDTIRRYYMLKVSWDFAKMFVK, via the coding sequence ATGATGAGACATATTGTCTTTTTGCTACTAAGCCTGCTAGGTTTTTCGCTTCAAGCGCAAACCAAGCTATCGGGAAAAGTAACCGATGTGAATGATAACCAAAAGTTGACCAATGCCACATTGATGTTGATCACCGCTAAGGATTCCATCCTCGTTGATTTTACCTATACGGATGAGGCCGGTGCCTTCTCCATGAATCAACCGGATACTGGAACCTATTTGTTAATAGCTAGTTATCCAAAATATGGCGACTTCTACACCGAGATCCTGCCTAAGACATCGTATCAAAATTTAGCTATTGGCTTAACCAGTACCGCACAACTCCTCGAAGAGGTGGTGGTTACAGGCCGTATTCCGATTAAAATTAATGGCGACACGACAGAATATGATGCGGGAAGTTTTACCGTGGAAAAGAATGCTAAGGTAGAAGATTTACTGAAAGTATTGCCCGGTATCACAGTTGATGCTGCGGGAAACATTACCGCGCAAGGAAAAACCGTGAAGCGCGTGCTGGTGGACGGAGAAGAGTTTTTCGGTGACGATCCGACCTTGGTGACCCGCAATATACGTTCGGATATGGTCGATAAAGTGCAGGTGTACGAGAAGAAATCGGAACAGGCAGAACGCACCGGTGTGGATGATGGGCAACGTGAACAGACCATCAACGTCAAGCTCAAAGAAGATGCGAAGAATGGACTGTTTGGCAAGGCCTTGCTCGGCGGTGGAACGGATAAGTTTTATATGGGCCAGTTGATGATCAATAAATTTAAAGGCAGTCAGAAAATATCGGCTTACAGCCTATTTGGCAATAATGCAACCACGAGCTTAGGACGTGAAGATGCAGAGAAATTCGGCGGTGATAGCGGCGTGACCTATGGCGATGATGGCAGCACCTGGTTTACGAATGTTCAAGATCCGTTTTCTGGACAAGGGGTAATTGGGGTGCCCAATGCGATCAATACCGGCGTGACCTATGCAGACCGCTTCAAAGAAGACAAGCATAAGGTAAACTTGAACTATAAATACGGACGAATAGCAAGCGATGGACAAGACGAGACCACAACAAGCGGTATCATCAATAACTACTCGCTAAAAAATGTAGATACCGAGAACGATCAACATCGGGTTAACTTGAAGTACGACCTTAACTTAGACTCGTTGAATAGCCTAACCATTGCAGGTAATGCCACGAGGAAAAATCTATGGACAAATAATGTGATAAATTCTAGCCAGTTTGATCAAGAGATGAACCCCACTGTTCGAAACAGTAGCGAGGAGGTTAACGAATCTGAGCTATCTTCTTTCCTAATAAATGCACTTTATACACATAAATTTATGAAGAAAGGACGCTCCCTAACTTTCAACGGACAGGTAAGCGGTGATGAGAGCATTGGGGGAGGTACCTTGAAAAGTGAAGTAAACTATGCAACCGGAGAAACGCTTCTAACGGACCAAGTAAAGAATAGGGTGCAGACATCAGAAAATCAACGCGCTTCCTTGACCTATACAGAACCTCTTTCGAAAGTATTCAACCTTTCCCTCGGCGCTGGTATAGAACGCAACAAGAACGCTTCCTTGGTAGAGTCGTTTAACAAGTCGGCATCTGGTCTTTACGATGATTTGGATATGAAGTTCAGTAATAATTATGATTTTGACCGCTTGAGCAGTAATTATAAAGTAGCATTGAACTACACCACCGAGAAGTTCCGCGCTAACTTGAGCAACAGTTTGAATAACGATAGGCTGAATCAGTACAACAACTATTCCAACGAAGCGCTCTCGCGTACCTTCTTTACATACAACCCATCACTAAATGGAAGTTACTCCTTCACGAAAAGTAAAGTGATGTGGTTCAACTACAACGGGCGTAATCAGTTGCCTTCGTTAAGCCAGATCCAACCGATCTTGGACAATAGTGATCCCTTAAATCAATATTTAGGTAATGAAAATTTGAGACCCTCGTTCAGTAATTCCTTCAATGCGGGATACAATACCTTTAAGCTGTTGACCGGAAGTTATTTCTATGTGGGTGGTAATGTATCTTTTCAAAAGAATCCGATCACGCAGAATATCACGGTGCGAGATACTATCAACGTTTACGAATGGAGCAATGTGGAAGGGAAGACAAATACCAATGCCAGCGCTTGGCTAGGTCATTATTTCAAGCTCGATAAAGATTTAGGTCTGGGTAATTCGCCGCAATTGTCAGTGGGTTTGACAGAAAACTACAACTTTGTAAACAGCGAATTGAATAAGGTCAATAGTACCAACTTTAATTTTACGTACAATATCATTCGCGACACAAAAACCGGAATCAACTTCAATGTGAATTTGAGCCCGCAATACCGCTTGATGAAGTCTAGTTTACAGACTAATGTCAACAGCAACGGCTTTGTATTTGGTTCGGATGGTAGTGTGGAATACTTTATTACGAAGACCTTTAAGGTATATACCAACTTCAACTATTTGTACGAGGCACCTACGCAGGCCTTCGACCAGAAATTCGAGCAGTTCTTGGTACATCCAGGGGTGAGCAAAAAGTTCTTGAAAAATGAGTCCCTAGTCGTCGACTTTATGATCAATGACGTCTTGAACCAAAATCGTGGATTCAGCCGTTCAGCGGTAAACTCTGTGTTCACCCAACGCCGCTACGACACCATCCGCCGTTACTATATGTTGAAGGTGTCTTGGGATTTTGCGAAAATGTTTGTTAAATAA